The genomic region cgacccgatcccggataagcggtagaggatggatggatggatgggtggatggatggatggatgggtggatggatgcatggatgggtggatggatggatggatgggtggatggatggatgggtggatggatggatgatataGACAAACCACAAAAACCATTTAAGGATGTTTATACACTATATACAGGACATGAAAAATGGCTCCTAGAAACGTTTTTGAGGTTATTTGACAAATGAGACTATTTGTTTTATTGGCctatttttattaaaagcaaaaaaagacgtgatttaaaaacattttaaagttctGTATCTCTAATATGACCTTTGTGCAGGTCAGCTTGTAAAGATTTATGATATCTGCATAAAATTACTCACACAAGGTTTATTTACTgaggatttaaaaatgatttacacaaaagaTTTGGAAACCAAGTTAATAACTTAACTTTTTCTTCGGCAAATTAATagtaaaaaatataaatgtaagaACACAACCCCTGATAGTTTAATAGGACTTTATTAGAATTAAGctttttatgtttaaattaaCAATCTGAATAATAATTTATAATTATGCCTGATGTGCAATAGGAGATAGGTGCACTTAAAAAACGCTGTTAAAAACACCAAGAGCCATCAAAATTAGACCTGTTGACCCGAGTGACccagagagggagtgtgtggacggagcagagcagacagataTGAAGTGAAAAGGCCCtgaagatttttaaaaacaaacccaattttaaaatcaatacaatACAAGCGGACGCTAAAATTTAACTTCCACAAAGAAAGTTGGACTGTACTGAAAGGTTGAAATCATTGGCCAAACCCGTACGCCCTCATTGGTTGCTAGAGGCTTCAAAGATCGACCAAGTCAAACTCAGGTCAACATAAAAGCCCGAGCAACAATCTGGACAGATGAGGTCACGTCAGCGGAGTCACTGGGCTCTGACTTCATTGGGAATAGGTTGGCCAGTCAGTACAGCCAGAGAATTGTTAATCATGCTTTCTACCATCCTGTGACAGGTATTCATGGTGTTGGTACCGATATGGGTGGTGATGACCACATTAggaaggctgaggagaggaTGGTCCCTGCAACAAGAGACAGATCAGGAGCCAAAATCAAAAACTGCATCAGTGGTTTTTCCTGTGTTGGATCTGGGAAGATGAATATAGTGTCAGAAGTTACGTGTTGCTCTGACACCGATCAACAATCATTACTGAGATCACTAATAACCATGGAATTGTGCGGTCCGACCTTGGTAACGGTTCAGGATAAGTCACATCTAAAGCGGCGCCACGGATGGTTCCTGACCGGAGGGCGTCGACTAAAGCGTCCTGATCTACCACCTGAcctgatgcatgatgggaaaaaaaaaacagtgacttCAAATGTTGACTAAACGGTTTCTTGGAGGCAGTGGGACACAgctttcacctctgctgatgttgACCAGTGTGGCTGTGGATCTCATGAGGGACAGCTCCCTGTGCCCGATCAGACCTGTAGTTTCTGGGGTCAGGTTCACTGCCAGAACCACAAAATCAGAGTCTTTCAGCAGCTCATCCAGACTCTGGCAGTATCTGGCTCCGACTGCCTGCTCCTCTTTAACATTCctaaaacag from Takifugu rubripes chromosome 12, fTakRub1.2, whole genome shotgun sequence harbors:
- the LOC115251670 gene encoding glyoxylate reductase/hydroxypyruvate reductase-like encodes the protein MRSTATLVNISRGQVVDQDALVDALRSGTIRGAALDVTYPEPLPRDHPLLSLPNVVITTHIGTNTMNTCHRMVESMINNSLAVLTGQPIPNEVRAQ